Proteins from a single region of Corynebacterium pseudogenitalium:
- a CDS encoding response regulator, producing MSTIRLGIVDDQALFLHGIQLVIDSQTDLGVDWLASNGAEALEQQASHPVDVVLMDVQMPILDGIAATAEYASRFPQTKVIILTTFDDEDYVVDALRAGASGFLLKDTQPEELLDAIRTVAAGDAVISPRATKRIIARISHSTRQAAHADEELSISATDRMALGELTAREREVLIAIGRGWSNSEISERMFISMPTVKTHVGRILSKTQSRDRVHAALFAYRTGLVDRSDLLDG from the coding sequence ATGAGCACAATTCGCTTAGGGATCGTCGACGACCAGGCACTCTTCCTCCACGGTATCCAGCTCGTCATCGACTCCCAGACAGATTTGGGCGTCGATTGGCTGGCCTCGAACGGCGCTGAGGCACTCGAGCAACAGGCATCCCACCCGGTCGATGTAGTGCTGATGGATGTGCAAATGCCCATCCTCGACGGCATTGCCGCGACGGCCGAGTACGCCAGCCGTTTCCCGCAAACCAAGGTCATTATCCTCACCACGTTCGATGACGAGGATTACGTCGTGGACGCACTGCGGGCCGGCGCCAGTGGGTTCTTGCTCAAGGACACACAACCCGAGGAACTTCTCGACGCCATCCGTACCGTCGCTGCTGGCGATGCCGTCATCTCTCCGCGCGCCACCAAACGCATCATTGCTCGGATCTCTCACAGCACGCGCCAAGCCGCACACGCCGACGAGGAGCTTTCAATTTCTGCGACTGACCGCATGGCGCTTGGCGAGCTCACTGCCCGCGAGCGCGAAGTACTCATCGCAATCGGTCGTGGCTGGTCAAACTCGGAGATCTCTGAGCGCATGTTCATTTCCATGCCAACGGTGAAGACGCATGTCGGGAGGATCTTGTCCAAGACCCAGTCGCGCGACCGCGTGCATGCGGCGCTCTTCGCCTATCGCACGGGCCTTGTCGATCGTTCCGATCTCCTCGATGGCTAA
- a CDS encoding sensor histidine kinase gives MDMPPFTARLPIRMRDASIAFVLGVCASLGVLSATRSAWAVVPLLLWAIVAPFSRWRWPTATVLTAFVLLGMRAFSTNLTVAVIVVGVFTAYIIRRNVRPVLRDFAAIALVTGDLVALSLVSPVPRSMPFEQQLPYLAWSATLLVAAGLFGELRRRTEEAATRELEQALRQQRIELQQAMSEQRAFLAREIHDVVTHSLTVIVAQADGGRYGGDCDKALRVIGEVGRESLAQMREVVALLRAPESRSVEPSPVSLDFEELVRTSRLGGLDITYSQTGSAPEQLPLATSLAARRVVQEALTNALKHGDGAALLDVTWEEKQVVIRVNNGFDGTAASLVNGHGLRGMRERAALIGATLQAGPTPTNSGRAEWVTQVRIPYVEQGLAGVIHPDTLEHA, from the coding sequence ATGGATATGCCTCCCTTTACTGCCCGCCTGCCGATCCGCATGCGTGACGCAAGCATCGCTTTTGTCCTCGGCGTGTGTGCTTCGCTTGGTGTCCTGAGTGCCACGAGATCTGCATGGGCGGTCGTACCTCTCCTGCTGTGGGCTATCGTCGCCCCTTTTTCCCGCTGGCGATGGCCAACTGCAACTGTGCTCACCGCATTCGTCCTATTGGGGATGCGTGCATTCAGCACGAACCTCACGGTAGCGGTGATTGTCGTTGGGGTCTTCACTGCCTACATCATCCGTCGCAATGTTCGCCCAGTTCTTCGCGACTTCGCTGCCATTGCGCTCGTTACAGGAGACCTCGTGGCACTCTCACTCGTATCGCCCGTGCCTCGGAGCATGCCCTTTGAGCAGCAGCTTCCCTACCTCGCGTGGAGCGCCACGTTGCTAGTGGCGGCTGGACTCTTCGGCGAGCTACGCAGGCGGACCGAAGAAGCCGCAACCCGCGAGCTCGAGCAGGCGCTGCGGCAGCAACGGATCGAGCTTCAACAGGCTATGTCTGAGCAACGCGCGTTCCTTGCCCGCGAGATCCACGACGTGGTTACCCATTCGCTCACTGTGATTGTTGCGCAGGCCGATGGCGGACGCTACGGCGGGGACTGCGACAAAGCCCTTCGAGTAATCGGAGAGGTCGGACGGGAATCCCTGGCGCAAATGCGCGAAGTGGTCGCGCTACTTCGTGCGCCCGAGTCGCGGTCGGTGGAACCTTCACCAGTGTCTCTAGATTTCGAAGAGCTGGTTCGTACGAGTCGACTCGGCGGCCTGGATATCACTTACTCGCAAACGGGATCTGCACCAGAGCAGCTACCACTTGCTACGTCCCTTGCGGCCAGACGCGTGGTCCAGGAGGCTCTCACGAATGCGCTCAAACACGGCGACGGCGCTGCTTTGCTTGATGTGACGTGGGAGGAAAAACAAGTGGTAATCCGTGTGAACAATGGATTCGATGGCACTGCAGCAAGCCTTGTCAATGGCCACGGCTTGCGTGGGATGCGGGAGCGCGCCGCTCTTATCGGGGCAACTTTGCAGGCAGGCCCCACCCCCACCAACAGCGGGCGTGCAGAGTGGGTCACGCAAGTGCGAATCCCCTACGTTGAGCAAGGTCTCGCCGGAGTGATACACCCCGACACGCTGGAGCATGCATGA